The following coding sequences are from one Streptomyces angustmyceticus window:
- a CDS encoding chaplin, whose amino-acid sequence MRQVARKGLITMAAASGVLAMAAGYAQADAGAAGGAANSPGVGSGNNVQVPVHVPVNACGNTVNVVGLLNPAFGNRCANDVGRHQGGVHQGAHQGGHQGGANAAGGATNSPGIASGNNVQAPVDVPVNACGNSVSAAGLLNPAFGNHCANGASVPARPHHPGKPHHPAKPHHPGKPHQPGTPEHPGKPHHPGTPSQQMPHTPAKPQTGGHSKIVTPAKPVGHLAQTGAGGVGYAIPASAGLLLGGALIYRKARAARR is encoded by the coding sequence ATGAGACAGGTCGCACGAAAGGGCCTGATCACCATGGCGGCCGCCAGTGGCGTACTCGCCATGGCCGCCGGCTATGCACAGGCCGACGCGGGAGCCGCCGGAGGCGCGGCGAACTCGCCCGGCGTGGGATCCGGCAACAACGTCCAGGTACCGGTTCACGTTCCGGTGAACGCCTGCGGCAACACCGTCAATGTCGTCGGGCTGCTGAACCCCGCGTTCGGCAACCGCTGCGCCAATGACGTCGGCCGGCACCAGGGTGGCGTCCACCAGGGTGCGCACCAGGGCGGACACCAGGGTGGCGCGAACGCCGCCGGCGGGGCGACGAACTCGCCCGGCATCGCGTCGGGCAACAATGTCCAGGCTCCGGTCGACGTACCGGTGAACGCCTGCGGCAACAGTGTCTCGGCCGCTGGGCTGCTGAACCCGGCCTTCGGCAACCACTGCGCCAATGGGGCCTCGGTCCCGGCCAGGCCGCACCACCCGGGCAAGCCGCACCACCCGGCCAAGCCCCACCACCCCGGCAAGCCGCATCAGCCGGGCACGCCGGAGCACCCGGGGAAGCCGCACCACCCGGGCACGCCCAGTCAGCAGATGCCGCACACGCCGGCGAAGCCGCAGACCGGGGGTCACAGCAAGATCGTGACGCCTGCCAAGCCGGTCGGGCACCTCGCGCAGACGGGTGCCGGCGGAGTCGGCTACGCGATTCCGGCCAGCGCCGGGCTGCTGCTGGGGGGCGCCTTGATCTACCGCAAGGCGCGCGCCGCTCGTCGGTGA
- a CDS encoding ABC-F family ATP-binding cassette domain-containing protein, with protein sequence MSHASASSAAIVCTGLGFAWPDGRPVLEDLPLAVGPGRTGLVGLNGAGKSTLLKLIAGELTPTAGSVKVAGEVGYLPQHAPLETGLRVDEALGIAAARAALHAIEGGDASEEHFTAVGDDWDVEERARATLDQLGLPGLDLDRTLGEVSGGESVLLRLAALMLRRPDVLLLDEPTNNLDRPARERLHAAVTGWSGVLVVVSHDRELLDLVDRIADLRDGRIHWYGGNFTAYEHALAVEQEAAERTVRAAEADVQRQKRELADARIKLARRVRYGNKMNATKREPKIVMNERKRDAQVSAGKHRILHTERLKEAEERLGEAAEAVRDDDEIRIDLPHTAVPPGRTVLTLHALRTRYGASAELEVRGPERIALTGRNGSGKTTLLRTVAGEIPPREGTVETHVPHRFLPQRLDVLDPELTVAENVARFAPDATNNRIRARLARFLFKGARADQQAGTLSGGERFRASLAALMLAEPAPQLLLLDEPTNNLDLASVRRLVTALESYEGALLVVSHDLTFLRDLGITRWLALEDGELTDIAPL encoded by the coding sequence ATGTCGCACGCCTCCGCGTCCTCCGCGGCCATCGTCTGCACCGGCCTCGGCTTCGCCTGGCCCGACGGCAGGCCCGTCCTCGAAGACCTCCCGCTGGCCGTCGGCCCCGGCCGCACCGGCCTCGTCGGCCTCAACGGAGCCGGAAAGTCCACCCTGTTGAAGCTGATCGCGGGCGAGCTGACGCCGACCGCGGGCAGCGTCAAGGTCGCCGGCGAGGTCGGCTACCTCCCGCAGCACGCCCCGCTCGAGACCGGCCTGCGGGTCGACGAGGCGCTCGGCATCGCCGCCGCGCGCGCAGCCCTGCACGCCATCGAGGGCGGCGACGCGAGCGAGGAGCACTTCACCGCCGTCGGCGACGACTGGGACGTCGAGGAGCGCGCCCGCGCCACCCTCGACCAGCTCGGACTGCCCGGCCTCGACCTCGACCGCACCCTCGGCGAGGTGTCCGGCGGCGAGTCCGTCCTGCTGCGGCTGGCCGCCCTGATGCTTCGCCGCCCGGACGTCCTGCTGCTCGACGAGCCCACCAACAACCTCGACCGGCCGGCCCGGGAGCGGCTCCACGCCGCGGTCACCGGCTGGTCCGGGGTCCTCGTCGTGGTCAGCCACGACCGTGAACTCCTCGACCTCGTCGACCGGATCGCCGACCTCCGCGACGGGCGGATCCACTGGTACGGCGGCAACTTCACCGCCTACGAACACGCCCTGGCCGTCGAACAGGAGGCGGCCGAGCGGACGGTGCGGGCCGCCGAGGCCGATGTCCAGCGCCAGAAGCGCGAACTCGCCGACGCCCGGATCAAGCTGGCCCGCCGGGTCCGCTACGGCAACAAGATGAACGCCACCAAGCGCGAGCCGAAGATCGTCATGAACGAGCGCAAGAGGGACGCCCAGGTCTCCGCAGGCAAGCACCGCATCCTGCACACCGAACGCCTCAAGGAGGCCGAGGAGCGCCTCGGCGAGGCGGCCGAGGCGGTCCGGGACGACGACGAGATCCGTATCGACCTGCCGCACACCGCCGTCCCGCCGGGCCGCACGGTCCTCACCCTGCACGCCCTGCGCACCCGTTACGGCGCCTCGGCGGAGCTGGAGGTGCGCGGCCCCGAACGCATCGCGCTGACCGGCCGCAACGGCTCCGGCAAGACCACCCTGCTGCGGACCGTCGCCGGTGAGATCCCGCCGCGGGAGGGCACGGTGGAGACCCACGTCCCCCACCGCTTCCTGCCCCAGCGGCTGGACGTCCTCGACCCGGAGCTGACCGTGGCCGAGAACGTCGCCCGCTTCGCCCCGGACGCCACCAACAACCGCATCCGGGCCCGGCTCGCTCGCTTCCTGTTCAAGGGCGCGCGCGCCGACCAGCAGGCCGGCACGCTCTCCGGCGGCGAACGCTTCCGCGCCTCGCTCGCCGCCCTGATGCTGGCCGAGCCGGCCCCGCAACTGCTGCTGCTCGACGAGCCGACCAACAACCTCGACCTGGCCTCGGTGCGCCGGCTGGTCACGGCCCTGGAGTCCTACGAGGGCGCGCTCCTCGTCGTCAGCCACGACCTGACGTTCCTCCGGGACCTCGGTATCACCCGGTGGCTCGCCCTGGAGGACGGTGAACTGACCGACATCGCACCGCTGTAG
- a CDS encoding chaplin, translating to MIKKVVAAAAVAGGVVLAGAGLAVADSGAQGAALNSPGVVSGNTIQVPVHVPVNVCGNTVSVIGLLNPAFGAVCVNK from the coding sequence ATGATCAAGAAGGTCGTCGCCGCTGCGGCAGTTGCCGGTGGTGTCGTGCTCGCCGGTGCGGGCCTGGCCGTTGCCGATTCGGGTGCCCAGGGCGCTGCCCTGAACTCTCCTGGTGTGGTCTCCGGCAACACCATCCAGGTGCCGGTACACGTTCCGGTGAACGTTTGTGGCAACACGGTCTCCGTGATCGGGCTGCTGAACCCCGCGTTCGGCGCGGTCTGCGTCAACAAGTGA
- a CDS encoding HAD family hydrolase has protein sequence MLIFDADDTLWENNVVFERVIDEFLEWMVRPGLDRAAVRAVLDGIEAANARTLGYGSKVFLHSLGECVARLRGRDATAEEAARIAGWAAAFDRDGVELIPGVAETLAELARRHDLLLLTKGDTEEQRRKVTASGLSGHFRGVHIVAEKNTAAYEELIRAYDLDAASAWMIGNSPKSDILPARSAGLNAVFIPHDHTWVLEHGDLDPADEKVLRLSAFGDLLRHF, from the coding sequence ATGCTGATTTTCGATGCGGACGACACGTTGTGGGAGAACAACGTGGTCTTCGAGCGGGTCATCGACGAGTTTCTGGAGTGGATGGTCCGCCCCGGACTCGACCGGGCCGCGGTGCGGGCGGTGCTCGACGGGATCGAGGCGGCGAACGCACGGACCCTGGGCTACGGCAGCAAGGTGTTCCTGCACAGCCTCGGGGAGTGCGTGGCGCGGCTGCGGGGCCGGGACGCGACGGCCGAGGAGGCGGCGCGGATCGCCGGGTGGGCCGCGGCCTTCGACCGGGACGGCGTGGAGCTGATCCCCGGGGTCGCCGAGACCCTGGCCGAGCTGGCCCGGCGGCACGACCTGTTGCTGCTGACCAAGGGCGACACCGAGGAGCAGCGGCGGAAGGTGACGGCCTCCGGGCTGAGCGGCCACTTCCGTGGCGTCCACATCGTGGCGGAGAAGAACACCGCCGCCTACGAGGAGCTGATCCGCGCCTACGACCTGGACGCGGCCTCGGCATGGATGATCGGCAACTCCCCGAAGTCGGACATCCTGCCGGCCCGGTCGGCCGGCCTGAACGCGGTGTTCATCCCGCACGACCACACCTGGGTCCTGGAGCACGGTGACCTCGACCCCGCTGACGAGAAGGTGCTGCGGCTGTCGGCGTTCGGCGACCTGCTGCGGCACTTCTGA
- a CDS encoding DUF5703 family protein, translating into MPEYEFCDVYVPRGVSRKAATRLLTDHAEYGHWELDRLRLNPDGSRKVRLRRRIIRQLRATW; encoded by the coding sequence ATGCCGGAATACGAATTCTGCGATGTGTACGTGCCTCGGGGAGTGTCCCGGAAGGCCGCCACACGCCTGCTGACCGACCATGCCGAGTACGGACACTGGGAGTTGGACCGACTGCGCCTGAACCCGGACGGGAGCCGCAAGGTGCGGCTGCGCCGCCGGATCATCCGCCAGCTCCGCGCCACATGGTGA
- a CDS encoding NUDIX hydrolase, with protein sequence MTVAGPRVSCVFVCHDGAGRVLLARRSAGARDEPGTWDCGAGALEFGESFEAAVAREVYEEYGVRPHGIEQIGVRNVLRGDPVDSHWVAVVFAVRVAPEAVTLGEPHKFDALAWFAPEALPAPLHSQCGRTLELFGTGAGARLLPRQRS encoded by the coding sequence ATGACGGTGGCGGGACCCAGGGTGTCCTGTGTGTTCGTGTGCCATGACGGCGCGGGGCGGGTGCTGCTGGCCCGGCGGAGCGCGGGGGCCAGGGACGAGCCGGGGACGTGGGACTGCGGCGCGGGGGCGCTGGAGTTCGGTGAGTCCTTCGAGGCGGCCGTGGCGCGGGAGGTGTACGAGGAGTACGGCGTGCGGCCGCACGGCATCGAGCAGATCGGGGTGCGCAATGTGCTGCGCGGCGATCCGGTCGACTCGCACTGGGTCGCGGTGGTCTTCGCCGTACGGGTGGCGCCGGAGGCGGTGACGCTCGGCGAGCCGCACAAGTTCGACGCCCTCGCCTGGTTCGCTCCCGAGGCGCTGCCGGCGCCGCTGCATTCGCAGTGCGGGCGGACCCTGGAGCTGTTCGGCACGGGGGCCGGAGCCCGGCTGCTCCCTCGGCAGCGGAGCTGA
- a CDS encoding M20/M25/M40 family metallo-hydrolase — MSESQSARTVTGEDEVVDLCRDLIRMDTSNYGDHSGPGERAAAEYVAEKLAEVGLEPQIFESHKGRASTVARIEGEDRSRPGLLIHGHTDVVPANADDWTHHPFSGEIADGCLWGRGAVDMKDMDAMTLAVVRDRLRTGRKPPRDIVLAFLADEEAGGTYGARYLVDHHPHLFEGVTEAISEVGGFSFTVNEQVRLYLIETAQKGMHWMKLTVDGNAGHGSMIHKDNAITELSEAVGRLGRHEFPVRVTKTLRSFLDQLGDALGTELDPEDMDATLAKLGGIAKLIGASLKNTANPTQLGAGYKVNVIPGQATAHVDGRFLPGHEEEFLADLDRILGPRVKREDVHADKALETTFDGALVEAMQSALQAEDPIARAVPYMLSAGTDAKSFDDLGIRGFGFAPLKLPPELDFAGMFHGVDERVPVDGLKFGVRVLDRFIDQS; from the coding sequence ATGAGCGAGTCGCAGTCGGCCCGTACGGTCACCGGTGAGGACGAGGTGGTCGACCTCTGCCGGGATCTGATCAGGATGGACACCAGCAACTACGGCGACCACTCGGGCCCGGGGGAGCGGGCCGCCGCCGAGTACGTCGCGGAGAAGCTCGCCGAGGTGGGCCTCGAACCGCAGATCTTCGAGTCCCACAAGGGCCGGGCCTCGACGGTCGCCCGGATCGAGGGCGAGGACCGCTCGCGGCCCGGCCTGCTCATCCACGGGCACACCGACGTCGTGCCGGCCAACGCCGACGACTGGACCCACCACCCGTTCTCCGGCGAGATCGCCGACGGCTGCCTCTGGGGACGGGGCGCGGTCGACATGAAGGACATGGACGCGATGACGCTGGCCGTCGTCCGCGACCGGCTGCGCACCGGCCGCAAGCCGCCGCGCGACATCGTGCTGGCGTTCCTCGCGGACGAGGAGGCGGGCGGCACCTACGGCGCGCGCTACCTCGTCGACCACCACCCGCACCTCTTCGAGGGCGTCACGGAGGCGATCAGCGAGGTCGGCGGCTTCTCCTTCACCGTCAACGAGCAGGTGCGGCTCTACCTCATCGAGACGGCCCAGAAGGGCATGCACTGGATGAAGCTGACCGTGGACGGCAACGCCGGCCACGGGTCGATGATCCACAAGGACAACGCGATCACCGAACTGTCCGAGGCGGTCGGCCGGTTGGGCCGTCACGAGTTCCCGGTGCGGGTGACCAAGACGCTGCGCTCCTTCCTGGACCAGCTCGGGGACGCGCTGGGCACCGAGCTCGACCCCGAGGACATGGACGCCACCCTGGCCAAGCTCGGCGGCATCGCCAAGCTGATCGGCGCCTCGCTCAAGAACACCGCCAACCCGACCCAGCTGGGCGCCGGTTACAAGGTCAACGTCATCCCCGGCCAGGCCACCGCCCACGTCGACGGCCGTTTCCTGCCGGGCCACGAGGAGGAGTTCCTGGCCGACCTGGACCGGATCCTGGGCCCGCGGGTCAAGCGGGAGGACGTCCACGCGGACAAGGCGCTGGAGACCACGTTCGACGGCGCGCTGGTCGAGGCGATGCAGTCGGCGCTGCAGGCCGAGGACCCGATCGCGCGCGCCGTGCCGTACATGCTCTCCGCCGGTACGGACGCCAAGTCCTTCGACGATCTCGGGATCCGCGGATTCGGCTTCGCCCCGCTGAAGCTGCCGCCGGAGCTGGATTTCGCAGGAATGTTCCACGGCGTGGACGAGCGGGTGCCGGTGGACGGACTGAAGTTCGGGGTGCGGGTACTCGATCGGTTCATCGACCAGAGCTGA
- a CDS encoding pseudouridine synthase, translated as MRRRSPVPPAPLPQRDGIDPVRVRLPADPDGTWGTVREHLVHRFQGAIGAGRVDAMLGAGRFVGTGGALSGAEPYEAGRYVWFHRDFAPETPVPFAVRIVHRDERIVVADKPHFLATTPRGRHITETALARLRRDLALPALQPAHRLDRLTAGLALFVVRPEDRGAYQGLFGGRRVRKEYEAVAPYDRSVALPVTVRSRIVKERGVLAAREEDGAANAESRIELVERRGGLGRYRLLPTTGRTHQLRVHMNGLGLPILHDPVYPVVGDPDPDDFSAPLQLLAKVLEFTDPVDGRTRRFESGRRLAAWDPAPMG; from the coding sequence GTGAGACGCAGATCCCCGGTTCCGCCCGCCCCGCTCCCCCAGCGTGACGGCATCGATCCCGTACGGGTGCGGCTGCCCGCCGACCCGGACGGGACGTGGGGGACCGTCCGGGAACATCTGGTCCACCGGTTCCAGGGGGCGATCGGGGCGGGGCGGGTGGACGCGATGCTGGGCGCGGGGCGGTTCGTCGGGACCGGCGGGGCGCTGAGCGGGGCGGAGCCGTACGAGGCCGGGCGGTACGTCTGGTTCCACCGGGACTTCGCGCCGGAGACGCCGGTGCCGTTCGCGGTGCGGATCGTGCACCGCGACGAGCGGATCGTGGTCGCCGACAAGCCGCACTTTCTCGCCACGACGCCGCGCGGGCGGCACATCACCGAGACCGCGCTGGCCCGGCTGCGGCGCGATCTGGCACTGCCGGCGCTGCAGCCCGCGCACCGGCTGGACCGGCTGACGGCGGGCCTGGCGCTGTTCGTCGTGCGGCCCGAGGACCGGGGCGCGTACCAGGGCCTGTTCGGCGGGCGGCGGGTGCGCAAGGAGTACGAGGCGGTGGCGCCGTACGACCGGTCGGTGGCGCTGCCGGTGACGGTGCGCAGCCGGATCGTGAAGGAGCGCGGGGTGCTGGCCGCGCGCGAGGAGGACGGGGCGGCCAACGCGGAGAGCCGGATCGAGCTGGTGGAGCGGCGGGGCGGGCTCGGGCGCTACCGGCTGCTGCCCACGACCGGGCGCACCCATCAGCTGCGGGTCCATATGAACGGGCTGGGGCTGCCGATCCTCCACGATCCGGTCTACCCGGTGGTCGGGGACCCGGACCCGGACGACTTCTCCGCTCCGCTCCAACTGCTGGCGAAGGTACTGGAATTCACCGACCCGGTGGACGGCAGGACGCGGCGGTTCGAGAGCGGGCGGCGGCTGGCGGCGTGGGACCCGGCCCCGATGGGGTGA
- a CDS encoding aldo/keto reductase, whose protein sequence is MEQRHLGRTGLRVSRLGLGTLNWARDTDEQEAADQLKAFWEAGGTLVDTADIYADGGAEYLLGRLTEGLVPREDLVIATKAGSVLAADRRADGSRRHLLAALDASLERLGTEYVDLWQLHAFDPHTPLEETLHALDLAVTSGRARYVGLANFSGWQLAKAGTWQLAAPGVRNRLASAQMEYSLLQRGVEREVLPAALDLGIGLLPSSPLGRGVLTGKYRHATPADSRGASEHLAPFVAPYLDETAGRVVEAVTTAADGLAVTPLQVALSWVRDRPGVTAPILGARTEAQLRAALSVETLSLPDEIRRALDDVSAPVHHYPDHDWSTL, encoded by the coding sequence ATGGAGCAAAGGCACCTCGGCCGTACGGGCCTTCGCGTGTCCCGTCTCGGGCTCGGCACCCTGAACTGGGCCCGCGACACGGACGAGCAGGAAGCCGCCGACCAGCTCAAGGCGTTCTGGGAGGCCGGCGGCACGCTGGTGGACACCGCCGACATCTACGCCGACGGCGGCGCCGAGTACCTCCTGGGCCGGCTGACGGAAGGACTCGTTCCGCGCGAGGACCTGGTCATCGCCACCAAGGCCGGCAGCGTGCTGGCGGCGGACCGCCGGGCCGACGGCTCCCGGCGCCATCTCCTCGCCGCCCTGGACGCCTCCCTGGAGCGGCTGGGCACCGAGTACGTCGACCTGTGGCAGCTGCACGCCTTCGATCCGCACACACCGCTGGAGGAGACGCTGCACGCCCTCGATCTGGCCGTCACCAGCGGCCGGGCGCGCTATGTGGGCCTGGCGAACTTCTCGGGCTGGCAGCTCGCCAAGGCGGGCACCTGGCAGCTCGCGGCGCCCGGTGTGCGCAACCGGCTGGCGAGCGCGCAAATGGAGTACTCCCTGCTCCAGCGCGGCGTCGAACGGGAGGTGCTGCCCGCGGCCCTCGACCTCGGCATCGGCCTGCTGCCGTCGTCGCCGCTCGGGCGGGGCGTGCTGACCGGGAAGTACCGCCATGCGACACCGGCCGACTCGCGCGGCGCCTCGGAGCATCTGGCGCCGTTCGTCGCGCCGTACCTCGACGAAACCGCGGGCCGGGTCGTCGAGGCGGTCACCACCGCCGCCGACGGACTGGCCGTCACCCCCCTGCAGGTCGCGCTCTCCTGGGTCCGCGACCGCCCCGGAGTGACCGCGCCGATCCTGGGCGCCCGCACGGAAGCGCAGCTCAGAGCCGCGTTGTCAGTGGAGACCCTTAGTCTTCCTGACGAGATCCGCCGGGCGCTGGACGATGTGTCGGCTCCGGTGCACCACTACCCCGATCACGACTGGAGCACGCTGTGA
- a CDS encoding helix-hairpin-helix domain-containing protein, producing MSTDRLAGETPPEQEAAPGTADAQTPDDTAAPEDTDAAAPEDSPAAADENAPVSDEPAPAASGAGTPDAGAAQEAPGAPSAGAPSSGAPSSPSPSSPSPSASASASAKATADALAAAVRAVESGERSAASFFNDAPRPARQTPPAARPAEAGPATGDHAPQGTPPAPAAPATRPRPPQETDGPARPPANGTTAPAGAPAPAGPAPAPRPAVAPGIEGVRQVLAAGGAPEALAEPAAEVLGERAAEALGEDPWQLLGVPGVRPEQADTFARALLGAACGPGDERRAQALVGWLLEQAALAGHSALEAAALRAALAQRAVPDPDDALQTAIADGAVLVFQDAIEEPGRARPATGDGEEEEQPVRILLGLDRYAMAEESVADGLARLLNTFEAVAEPPRDTAPDGEAPGDDTTAAEPAEPDAAPAAEPSAESAAPSSDAETTGAPAGADDTAHRPVRPTAAAWEAAAAAAPSPSAAELIRAAAHSGLVAHTGAEAARAEPAALLTAARSLGLRAFGATHTENGRRRLAADLARSAPDATDGPGEPGAAAVTVAGLLSGRQGPGRDADGALALDLLVVLDAPQLDLETAALLVESLTDGTRLVLSGDPGVLWSAGPGRLFADLLAARFCPQVASRTPDFGPIGELVSGIGIGELSQVEAPGKEVVIVPVRDAGEAVHRTVQLVADSVPRALGVPAEQTQVITVGHGGAAGTRALNAALKGRLNPGPGRFGGFDAGDRVAYAPAPGRTVPGTVTGADASGLHLDCDGAAAVVPREQVAGGAVRHGWALTAHQAAGMRWPAAVVVLPGDAAGGLTRAWVYTAFSRGEQHLSVVQGVDQALPRAVTEVPVKERTTRLRTLLRHSAQDAEEPSADN from the coding sequence GTGAGTACCGACCGCCTCGCCGGCGAAACCCCGCCCGAGCAGGAGGCCGCGCCCGGGACTGCGGATGCCCAGACACCCGACGACACCGCGGCGCCGGAGGACACCGACGCCGCCGCTCCGGAGGACTCCCCGGCGGCGGCGGACGAGAACGCGCCGGTGAGCGACGAGCCGGCACCCGCGGCCTCCGGGGCCGGGACTCCGGACGCCGGTGCCGCGCAGGAGGCCCCGGGGGCGCCGTCGGCAGGGGCGCCGTCTTCAGGGGCGCCCTCGTCGCCCTCGCCGTCGTCGCCCTCGCCCTCGGCCTCGGCCTCGGCCTCGGCCAAGGCGACCGCGGATGCGCTGGCCGCCGCGGTCCGGGCCGTGGAGAGCGGCGAGCGCTCGGCCGCTTCGTTCTTCAACGACGCCCCGCGCCCCGCCCGGCAGACCCCGCCCGCCGCCCGGCCCGCCGAGGCGGGCCCGGCCACCGGCGACCACGCCCCGCAGGGCACGCCCCCGGCCCCCGCCGCTCCCGCCACCCGGCCGCGCCCGCCCCAGGAGACCGACGGTCCGGCCCGTCCCCCGGCCAACGGCACCACCGCCCCCGCCGGAGCACCGGCCCCGGCCGGCCCCGCTCCTGCCCCCCGTCCCGCCGTGGCCCCCGGCATCGAGGGCGTACGGCAGGTCCTCGCGGCGGGCGGCGCCCCGGAGGCGCTGGCGGAGCCGGCCGCCGAGGTGCTCGGGGAGCGGGCGGCCGAGGCGCTGGGCGAGGACCCCTGGCAGTTGCTCGGCGTGCCCGGGGTGCGCCCCGAGCAGGCCGACACCTTCGCGCGGGCGCTGCTCGGCGCCGCCTGCGGGCCGGGGGACGAGCGGCGCGCGCAGGCGCTGGTCGGCTGGCTGCTGGAGCAGGCCGCCCTCGCGGGGCACTCCGCCCTGGAGGCCGCCGCGCTGCGCGCCGCGCTCGCCCAGCGCGCGGTGCCCGACCCCGATGACGCCCTGCAGACCGCCATCGCGGACGGCGCGGTGCTGGTCTTCCAGGACGCGATCGAGGAACCGGGCCGGGCCCGCCCCGCCACCGGCGACGGCGAGGAGGAGGAACAGCCGGTCCGGATCCTGCTCGGCCTGGACCGGTATGCGATGGCCGAGGAGAGCGTCGCCGACGGTCTCGCGCGGCTGCTGAACACCTTCGAGGCGGTGGCGGAGCCGCCGCGGGACACCGCGCCGGACGGCGAGGCGCCCGGCGACGACACGACCGCCGCCGAGCCGGCGGAGCCCGACGCCGCCCCTGCCGCGGAGCCGTCCGCGGAGAGCGCCGCCCCGTCCTCCGACGCCGAAACCACCGGAGCACCGGCGGGCGCCGACGACACCGCCCACCGGCCCGTACGCCCCACCGCCGCCGCCTGGGAGGCCGCGGCGGCCGCCGCGCCGTCGCCGTCGGCCGCGGAGCTCATCCGCGCCGCCGCGCACAGCGGCCTGGTGGCGCACACCGGCGCCGAGGCGGCCCGCGCCGAGCCCGCCGCGCTGCTCACCGCGGCCCGCTCGCTGGGGCTGCGGGCGTTCGGCGCCACGCACACCGAGAACGGCCGCCGGCGCCTGGCCGCGGACCTCGCCCGGAGCGCACCGGACGCCACCGACGGGCCCGGGGAACCCGGCGCGGCCGCGGTGACCGTGGCCGGCCTGCTGTCCGGCCGGCAGGGTCCGGGCCGCGACGCCGACGGCGCCCTCGCACTCGACCTGCTGGTCGTGCTGGACGCCCCGCAGCTGGATCTGGAGACCGCCGCGCTGCTCGTCGAGTCGCTGACCGACGGGACCCGCCTGGTGCTCAGCGGCGACCCCGGTGTGCTGTGGTCCGCCGGCCCCGGCCGGCTGTTCGCCGATCTGCTCGCGGCACGCTTCTGCCCGCAGGTCGCCTCCCGCACCCCGGACTTCGGCCCGATCGGCGAGCTGGTGTCCGGCATCGGCATCGGCGAGCTGAGCCAGGTCGAGGCGCCCGGCAAGGAGGTGGTGATCGTCCCGGTGCGGGACGCCGGCGAGGCGGTGCACCGCACGGTCCAGCTGGTCGCCGACTCCGTGCCCCGGGCCCTGGGGGTCCCCGCCGAGCAGACCCAGGTCATCACGGTCGGCCACGGCGGCGCGGCCGGCACCCGCGCGCTGAACGCCGCCCTCAAGGGGCGGCTCAACCCCGGCCCCGGCCGGTTCGGCGGCTTCGACGCCGGTGACCGGGTGGCCTACGCCCCGGCCCCCGGCCGCACGGTCCCGGGCACGGTCACCGGCGCGGACGCGTCCGGCCTGCACCTCGACTGCGACGGCGCCGCGGCCGTGGTGCCCCGCGAGCAGGTCGCCGGGGGCGCCGTACGCCACGGCTGGGCGCTCACCGCGCACCAGGCGGCCGGGATGCGCTGGCCCGCCGCGGTGGTCGTGCTGCCCGGGGACGCCGCCGGCGGACTGACCCGCGCCTGGGTCTACACCGCCTTCAGCCGCGGCGAGCAGCATCTGTCGGTCGTCCAGGGGGTCGACCAGGCCCTTCCGCGCGCGGTCACCGAGGTGCCCGTCAAGGAACGCACCACCCGCCTGCGCACCCTCCTGCGCCACAGCGCCCAGGACGCCGAGGAGCCGTCGGCGGACAACTGA